From Methanosarcina lacustris Z-7289, one genomic window encodes:
- the thiL gene encoding thiamine-phosphate kinase: MKKTKVSSIGERALISRLSEIFNAPEGKERGREGILVGAGSDDCAVLDLKGEDCLVVTTDMLHRTTDFPVEMTPWQMGWMSAAVNLSDIAAMGAEPTGILMAIGMPADTEIAFVEELAKGIQACAEFCETAVVGGDLDTHAELTITGTALGKVKKSQLLLRKGAKPGDLVCITGYTGSAGAALKAIQSKKPVSETVLKALFEPIPRTREARILAESGAVTSMMDTSDGLAMSLYDLARQSKVGFRLREAALPIHPEVREFASGPGELLELALYTGGDFELIFTVNPARLKKVQNICNLTIIGECTKYETGIVLESPECRLTIIEQRGYQQLKAETAD; encoded by the coding sequence ATGAAAAAAACAAAAGTATCTTCAATCGGAGAGCGCGCTTTAATCTCCCGCTTATCTGAAATTTTCAATGCTCCTGAAGGAAAGGAGAGAGGCCGGGAAGGAATCCTTGTAGGTGCCGGTTCCGATGACTGTGCCGTCCTTGACCTGAAAGGTGAAGACTGTCTGGTTGTTACGACTGATATGCTGCACAGGACCACGGATTTTCCGGTAGAGATGACTCCCTGGCAGATGGGCTGGATGTCAGCAGCCGTAAACCTGAGCGATATCGCAGCCATGGGGGCAGAACCCACTGGGATCCTTATGGCAATAGGCATGCCTGCAGATACTGAAATTGCTTTTGTAGAAGAACTTGCAAAAGGCATACAGGCGTGCGCCGAGTTCTGCGAGACTGCTGTTGTTGGAGGCGATCTCGATACCCACGCAGAACTGACAATTACAGGGACAGCTCTAGGAAAAGTTAAAAAAAGCCAGCTCCTCCTGCGAAAAGGGGCAAAACCCGGAGATCTGGTCTGTATTACAGGATATACAGGGTCAGCCGGAGCCGCCCTCAAAGCTATTCAGTCAAAAAAGCCGGTCAGTGAAACCGTTCTGAAGGCTCTTTTTGAACCCATCCCCCGCACCAGAGAAGCCCGGATACTGGCTGAGTCGGGGGCAGTCACATCCATGATGGATACAAGCGACGGACTTGCTATGTCTCTTTACGACCTTGCCAGGCAGAGTAAGGTGGGTTTCAGGCTAAGGGAAGCTGCCCTCCCCATCCACCCGGAAGTAAGAGAGTTTGCCTCGGGTCCCGGGGAACTGCTGGAACTTGCCCTTTACACAGGTGGGGACTTCGAACTTATTTTCACAGTTAACCCTGCACGGCTGAAAAAAGTACAAAATATATGTAACTTGACTATCATAGGGGAATGTACAAAGTACGAAACGGGTATTGTGCTCGAATCTCCGGAATGCCGGCTGACAATTATAGAGCAGCGGGGATACCAGCAGCTAAAAGCCGAAACAGCTGATTAG
- a CDS encoding IS4 family transposase, with product MSPLPPPTLEDSLREMFPEEWLRQTAKETGLIVRERKIDPVIIFWVLTLGFGVRLQRTLASLKRDYEKESNKTLSDSSWYYRFTPELVEFLHQCVIHGIEELAKEPGRKLSKKLENFQDVIIQDSTIVRLHSSLADKFPAARARTVAAGIKVGVMVSAIANGPKTVALYSEKTAEIKTLKIGPWIKDRILLVDLGFYKNQMFARVDENGGYFVSRIKKNMDPIVVSVEEGLSKTKSKEIAGKPVSECIKQLSGKDLDAVVKIKFKRRAYKGKQKHDEMRVRLVAVYNDEDEKHHIYLTNIQKDVLNAKDISKLYGARWDIELLFKELKSKYSLDVLETKNVQVIEALIWTAMLTLIVSRRIYSLVRNSTAHPEKMAQYTQLRWSTIFAENASDLLTVILNRYGIQRTFETIMSVYESQALDPHVNRERFREEFFL from the coding sequence ATGTCTCCTCTTCCCCCACCTACTCTTGAAGACTCTCTTCGGGAAATGTTTCCCGAAGAGTGGTTAAGGCAAACTGCCAAAGAAACTGGTCTGATAGTACGTGAACGTAAAATTGACCCTGTCATCATCTTTTGGGTTTTAACTCTTGGTTTTGGTGTACGCTTGCAGCGTACACTTGCCAGTTTAAAAAGAGACTATGAAAAAGAATCAAATAAAACTCTAAGCGACAGCAGCTGGTACTATCGATTCACTCCAGAACTTGTGGAGTTTCTTCATCAGTGTGTTATTCACGGCATAGAAGAGCTTGCAAAAGAACCTGGTAGAAAACTTAGCAAGAAACTCGAAAATTTCCAGGATGTTATCATTCAGGACAGCACAATTGTTCGTCTTCACTCCTCTTTAGCAGACAAGTTTCCGGCAGCAAGAGCAAGAACAGTAGCTGCAGGGATAAAAGTAGGAGTTATGGTAAGTGCAATTGCTAATGGACCTAAAACCGTTGCTTTGTACTCTGAAAAAACAGCTGAGATAAAAACATTGAAAATAGGTCCCTGGATCAAAGACCGTATTCTTCTTGTTGATCTTGGTTTTTACAAAAATCAAATGTTTGCAAGGGTTGACGAAAATGGGGGATATTTTGTCTCAAGGATTAAGAAGAATATGGATCCTATTGTTGTTTCTGTTGAAGAGGGACTTTCTAAAACAAAAAGTAAAGAGATAGCTGGAAAACCTGTTAGTGAGTGTATTAAACAACTTTCAGGAAAAGATCTTGATGCTGTTGTGAAAATAAAGTTTAAAAGAAGAGCATATAAAGGTAAGCAAAAACATGATGAGATGCGTGTACGTCTTGTTGCGGTGTATAATGATGAGGACGAAAAGCACCACATATATCTCACAAATATTCAAAAAGATGTTTTGAACGCAAAAGACATTTCAAAATTATATGGGGCAAGATGGGATATAGAGCTACTTTTCAAGGAATTAAAAAGCAAATACTCTCTTGACGTTCTTGAAACAAAGAATGTGCAGGTAATTGAGGCTCTAATATGGACAGCAATGTTGACATTAATCGTTAGCAGAAGAATTTATTCTCTTGTAAGAAACTCAACAGCTCATCCTGAAAAAATGGCTCAATATACACAGTTACGTTGGAGCACAATATTTGCAGAGAATGCATCAGATTTGTTGACAGTAATTCTGAATAGATACGGAATTCAAAGAACTTTTGAAACAATAATGAGTGTATATGAAAGTCAAGCATTGGATCCGCATGTAAACAGAGAAAGGTTCAGAGAAGAATTCTTTTTATGA
- a CDS encoding S-layer protein domain-containing protein has protein sequence MKKASLQIFTAILVLGLFCGTATAVPNIESVSPSANSTVSGTVGDNQTFSITTNENATVMWNEDGMSISTSTDASNVATLPHVIKSGSYHVTASIDGVGLISDWTVTGAAGSVADFEANNTAGSIPLTVAFKDRSINATDWQWSFGDESSNSTQNPVHTYTTAGNYTVTLNATINGTTDTEIKENYIKVSPQSVPTADFEADVKKGPAPLTVKFTDTSPSISAASRNWNFGDGTNNTEPNPTHIYTNEGKYKVTLSVTDAGGKEYNVEKENYIEVQSKTASSGNRIWEEGKGMNTTYTWDAQSFSGFFYDLDTGVSSEEMTITDIGRNINEGDIEYSTKPTKTDFEYRNWGSYQVIGFMAEKYFAGYSKENSTVIGDDISPISDGILAKILIDNDDKKSAYSGEALALEDGYSLNIVEVDVNGNTVWVQLEKDGKVVDDNFITSGQDYVYKTALGDSEDVPIIIAHFGTVFAGAETSAVFIQGLFQISDNYMELTNGDSYGEMEVTSLSSSEIRMKNTDDVSLDKGDTIDLMGKIQLQVADDNTLRFAPVLDTTEEGTYELRGTVYDKDVDSSLPTWTPYNFEGFYYNIDEGIGTEQLEIKELNGREIPSDKLVYQSSPQPVEFEHSAWGNFTVVGFMAEKYFAGYPDDTADGQINDVSLLSNDILAKVLTDSDDKESMYSGSALVLEEGYSLNIKEVDVNGNTVWVQLEKDGKVVDDQFITSGQDYIYETTLGKTENVPLIIVHFGTVFAGAETSAVFTQGIFQISDDYIEINNGDTFGEMEITGISESGITMKNNDDIGLGKDDTVDIMGDVKFKTANSDTLRFYPFVEVESGGKSSKALKIGLPDEIVVGDTIDIEVTAGNESIEGATVKVNATSAGKTDVDGIVKYTAEEAGTFKVTAEKDGYTTANENVKVIPPKEKMSLNISPETVYKGDTITIQALKTIGGDPIEGSNVSINGKVIGETNSNGTLTYNAKEIGKFKISATREGFLDKSVEVNVKDYEAIFEFSNLVIDPIEVSAGKEATITIDAENTGNAAGNYSLELVVNGSSADSQPLSLDVGENKTVTFKHSEEEPGSYTVEVGGQEATYTVKEKSSILLYALITIILLLGGGIAYMFTKGGWDVKDLQAKVEELMKSANLKK, from the coding sequence ATGAAAAAAGCTAGTCTACAAATATTTACAGCAATTCTGGTGCTGGGGCTCTTCTGTGGGACTGCAACTGCAGTTCCAAATATAGAATCAGTATCGCCCTCGGCGAATTCGACTGTGTCAGGGACAGTGGGCGACAATCAAACGTTCAGCATAACAACAAACGAAAATGCAACTGTCATGTGGAATGAAGATGGCATGTCCATATCAACATCAACTGATGCAAGCAATGTTGCAACTCTCCCTCACGTCATCAAGTCGGGTTCGTACCATGTGACAGCCTCCATAGACGGTGTCGGGCTAATATCAGACTGGACTGTAACAGGAGCAGCAGGGTCGGTTGCTGATTTTGAAGCAAATAATACAGCGGGTTCAATACCATTAACTGTTGCATTTAAAGATCGGTCTATAAACGCTACAGATTGGCAATGGAGCTTTGGAGACGAGAGCTCAAACAGCACACAGAACCCGGTACATACATACACAACTGCAGGAAATTACACAGTAACTTTAAATGCGACTATTAATGGAACAACTGATACAGAAATTAAGGAAAATTATATAAAAGTATCACCCCAATCAGTTCCAACTGCTGATTTTGAGGCAGATGTTAAAAAAGGACCCGCTCCTTTAACTGTTAAATTTACAGACACGTCGCCTTCTATATCTGCTGCTTCCCGGAACTGGAACTTCGGAGACGGAACTAACAACACAGAACCGAACCCCACTCATATTTACACCAACGAAGGAAAGTACAAAGTAACCCTTAGCGTAACCGACGCTGGTGGAAAAGAATACAATGTAGAAAAAGAGAATTACATTGAAGTCCAGTCCAAGACCGCTTCAAGCGGGAACAGGATCTGGGAAGAAGGAAAAGGCATGAACACCACTTACACGTGGGATGCCCAGAGTTTCTCAGGCTTCTTTTATGACCTTGATACTGGAGTGTCTTCTGAAGAGATGACCATCACTGACATAGGCCGAAACATAAATGAAGGAGACATCGAGTACAGCACAAAACCTACTAAAACTGACTTTGAGTACAGGAACTGGGGCTCGTACCAGGTCATAGGGTTCATGGCAGAGAAATACTTTGCAGGCTACAGTAAAGAGAACTCCACGGTTATAGGGGATGACATAAGCCCGATATCCGATGGTATACTTGCCAAAATCCTGATTGACAATGATGATAAAAAGTCCGCATACTCAGGAGAAGCCCTTGCACTTGAAGATGGTTATTCTCTGAACATTGTGGAAGTAGATGTTAACGGAAACACTGTCTGGGTCCAGCTTGAAAAGGACGGAAAAGTGGTGGATGATAATTTCATCACTTCGGGCCAGGACTACGTTTATAAAACCGCACTCGGAGACTCAGAAGACGTACCCATAATCATTGCCCATTTCGGCACGGTTTTTGCAGGCGCTGAGACCTCTGCTGTCTTCATACAGGGTCTCTTCCAGATCTCGGACAACTATATGGAACTTACAAATGGAGATTCCTATGGAGAAATGGAAGTAACATCCCTCAGCAGCAGTGAAATAAGAATGAAGAATACGGACGATGTAAGCCTTGATAAAGGTGACACAATCGACCTTATGGGTAAGATACAGCTTCAGGTAGCTGATGACAACACACTGCGCTTTGCCCCGGTCCTTGATACCACAGAGGAAGGAACTTACGAACTGCGCGGGACGGTCTACGATAAAGATGTCGATAGCTCTCTTCCGACCTGGACACCCTACAACTTTGAAGGTTTCTATTACAACATAGATGAGGGAATAGGGACCGAACAGCTGGAAATCAAGGAATTAAATGGTCGGGAAATCCCCTCAGACAAACTTGTCTACCAGTCCTCACCCCAACCTGTTGAGTTTGAACATTCCGCGTGGGGCAATTTCACAGTTGTCGGGTTCATGGCAGAAAAATACTTTGCAGGATATCCAGATGACACCGCAGACGGACAAATTAACGATGTGAGCCTTCTTTCGAATGATATCCTTGCCAAAGTCCTTACAGACAGCGATGACAAAGAATCCATGTACTCAGGTTCTGCCCTTGTACTTGAGGAAGGCTATTCTCTGAACATCAAGGAAGTCGACGTTAACGGAAACACTGTCTGGGTCCAGCTTGAAAAGGACGGAAAAGTGGTAGACGACCAGTTTATCACCTCAGGCCAGGACTACATATATGAAACCACACTCGGAAAGACCGAAAACGTACCCCTCATTATAGTCCACTTCGGCACGGTTTTTGCAGGTGCCGAGACCTCTGCTGTCTTTACACAGGGCATCTTCCAGATCTCGGATGATTACATTGAAATTAATAATGGAGATACCTTCGGCGAGATGGAGATCACCGGTATCTCAGAAAGCGGTATCACAATGAAGAACAATGACGATATCGGGCTTGGTAAAGACGATACCGTTGATATTATGGGCGATGTCAAGTTCAAGACAGCTAATTCCGACACCCTCAGGTTCTACCCCTTCGTGGAAGTAGAAAGTGGAGGTAAATCCAGCAAGGCACTCAAGATCGGTTTGCCTGATGAGATTGTTGTAGGCGACACTATTGATATAGAGGTGACTGCAGGTAACGAATCAATAGAAGGCGCCACAGTAAAAGTCAACGCAACCAGTGCAGGCAAAACCGATGTAGATGGGATTGTTAAGTACACTGCCGAAGAGGCAGGAACCTTCAAGGTAACCGCAGAGAAGGACGGGTACACCACCGCAAACGAGAACGTAAAAGTTATTCCTCCGAAAGAGAAAATGAGCCTCAATATCTCTCCTGAAACAGTATATAAAGGAGATACGATTACCATACAGGCCTTAAAAACAATTGGAGGAGACCCTATTGAAGGTTCAAACGTCTCAATCAATGGGAAAGTTATTGGAGAAACCAACTCCAACGGAACTCTTACGTACAATGCGAAGGAAATAGGCAAATTTAAAATAAGCGCTACTAGAGAGGGTTTCCTTGACAAGAGCGTTGAAGTCAATGTGAAGGACTATGAAGCTATCTTCGAGTTCTCCAACCTTGTAATTGACCCGATAGAGGTCAGCGCCGGAAAGGAGGCAACAATAACTATTGATGCCGAAAACACGGGTAATGCTGCAGGGAATTACAGCTTGGAACTGGTTGTGAACGGAAGTTCCGCTGATTCACAGCCGCTTTCCCTTGATGTAGGAGAAAACAAGACAGTAACCTTCAAACACAGTGAAGAGGAACCAGGTTCCTATACTGTCGAAGTAGGAGGACAGGAAGCCACCTATACAGTAAAGGAGAAGTCTTCGATCCTGCTTTATGCCCTGATAACCATTATCCTGTTACTGGGCGGCGGGATAGCTTATATGTTTACCAAAGGCGGCTGGGATGTGAAAGACCTGCAGGCAAAGGTAGAGGAACTTATGAAGTCAGCAAACCTGAAAAAGTGA
- a CDS encoding helix-turn-helix domain-containing protein: MNVADKVIKSAFESDEVFQKTLSAVIKEDLNLTAVDFAKKANIPPSTLYKILSGNRDPNIKTLRQIVRTIRDIKESDSGEFIAVIAARSVLDNIVETKKKIAGRLVTIREYSATSMEEAIIAAVNAERDGAKALVCAPIVSPTVEKILNIPVTTIIPKSSLIDAIELALKKMG, from the coding sequence ATGAACGTTGCAGACAAGGTCATTAAATCCGCATTCGAGTCCGATGAAGTGTTTCAGAAAACACTTTCCGCTGTAATTAAGGAGGACCTTAATCTGACTGCCGTGGATTTTGCGAAAAAAGCAAACATCCCTCCGAGTACCCTTTATAAGATCCTATCGGGTAACCGGGACCCCAACATAAAAACCCTCCGCCAGATTGTAAGAACAATCCGTGATATCAAGGAGTCAGATAGTGGGGAATTTATCGCTGTAATCGCAGCTCGATCAGTACTTGACAACATTGTGGAAACAAAGAAAAAGATCGCTGGCAGGCTGGTAACAATAAGGGAATATTCGGCAACCTCAATGGAAGAAGCCATAATCGCAGCCGTTAATGCTGAAAGGGATGGGGCAAAAGCCCTGGTCTGTGCTCCTATAGTAAGCCCGACTGTCGAGAAAATCCTGAACATTCCGGTTACAACTATAATCCCAAAAAGCAGCCTTATAGATGCCATCGAACTTGCGCTTAAAAAGATGGGATAA
- a CDS encoding ABC transporter substrate-binding protein, whose protein sequence is MRKSSILILALLLVASIFVSGCADNKDKITEINFGYQPSTHQIAYMTAYEKGWWQEDLAPYGIEKINENQFPTGAPEMQYMMTGRLDVAYVGAAPAITALSQGLDAKIVEPVQINGSSLVLRPEYEYKSPKDLKGLTIATFPTGTIQDTLLREWLKENGLNPDTDVEIKGMTPGDAITSISAKQVDAVFLPHPSPAIIEKEGNGRTIVQSGEMSPNHACCVLLVSGKLIKEHPDIVEQIVKTHIKATEYNTEHIDEAAQIYSNKTGTDIETVRASLNEWDGAWITDPALIENSTVDYARIQYELGYIQKPLTKDEIFDTSFYEAATSNK, encoded by the coding sequence TTGAGAAAATCAAGCATACTTATCCTTGCTTTACTGCTGGTCGCATCTATCTTCGTATCAGGTTGTGCTGATAACAAAGATAAAATCACTGAAATTAATTTTGGCTACCAGCCGAGTACCCACCAGATTGCATACATGACTGCCTATGAGAAAGGATGGTGGCAGGAAGATCTTGCACCTTACGGAATTGAAAAAATAAATGAAAACCAGTTTCCGACAGGTGCCCCGGAAATGCAGTATATGATGACCGGACGCCTGGACGTAGCTTATGTTGGAGCAGCTCCTGCTATTACAGCCCTCAGCCAGGGCCTTGATGCTAAAATCGTTGAGCCTGTGCAGATAAACGGTTCAAGTCTTGTTCTCAGGCCTGAGTATGAATATAAAAGTCCTAAAGACCTGAAAGGACTCACAATCGCTACCTTCCCAACAGGAACAATTCAGGATACCCTGCTCAGAGAATGGCTCAAAGAAAACGGACTTAACCCTGACACAGATGTGGAAATCAAAGGAATGACTCCGGGAGATGCTATTACCTCTATTTCAGCCAAACAGGTTGATGCCGTATTCCTGCCTCATCCCTCCCCTGCGATTATCGAAAAAGAAGGTAATGGACGTACTATCGTACAATCTGGAGAGATGAGCCCGAATCATGCCTGCTGTGTGCTTCTGGTTAGTGGAAAACTTATAAAAGAACACCCTGACATTGTGGAGCAGATTGTAAAGACCCATATTAAGGCAACCGAATACAACACGGAACACATCGATGAAGCTGCCCAGATATATTCAAATAAGACCGGAACAGATATTGAAACTGTACGGGCATCTCTTAATGAATGGGATGGAGCCTGGATTACAGATCCTGCACTGATTGAAAACTCAACTGTCGACTATGCCAGGATCCAGTATGAACTCGGGTACATCCAGAAACCTCTGACAAAAGACGAAATTTTTGACACAAGCTTCTATGAAGCAGCCACCAGTAATAAATGA
- a CDS encoding ABC transporter permease: MKINFIKTVEEKGIEALSLIFVIAIWQFVADIIVQNKLLLPSFYDVVLAFSVIVKTGLIYTDTMTSLLHFSIGIAAAFILGIPLGIAMGWFKAANRALDPIIEILRPIPPLAWIPFAIIWFGLTHQAAGFVVFVGMIFPIIINTYTGFKNVPRVYVEAAKVLGCNRNIDLIRFVALPSAIPTIAAGIRIAMGVGWMCLVGAEMFGVSNNGLGYQIWHNYYLHRMDFVLVYMLLLGFIGLLIDRFFRYYVDEKLLRWKSGTVV, encoded by the coding sequence ATGAAAATTAATTTCATAAAAACAGTCGAAGAAAAAGGTATCGAAGCATTATCCCTTATCTTCGTAATTGCTATATGGCAATTTGTTGCGGATATAATAGTACAGAACAAATTGCTTCTGCCGAGTTTTTATGATGTGGTACTCGCTTTTTCCGTAATAGTCAAAACTGGACTAATTTATACGGATACCATGACAAGTTTACTTCATTTTTCAATTGGTATTGCTGCTGCGTTCATACTTGGAATCCCTCTGGGGATAGCCATGGGATGGTTCAAAGCAGCAAACCGAGCACTCGATCCTATAATAGAAATCCTGCGCCCGATTCCTCCTCTTGCCTGGATCCCCTTTGCAATAATATGGTTCGGGCTCACCCATCAAGCAGCAGGTTTTGTTGTGTTTGTAGGAATGATCTTTCCTATTATCATCAATACCTATACGGGTTTCAAAAATGTACCGAGGGTTTATGTTGAGGCAGCCAAGGTTCTCGGTTGTAATCGGAACATAGATCTCATCCGCTTTGTTGCTCTTCCCTCAGCTATTCCCACTATTGCTGCAGGAATCAGGATTGCAATGGGCGTAGGCTGGATGTGCCTTGTAGGTGCAGAGATGTTTGGAGTCAGCAATAATGGGCTCGGATACCAGATATGGCACAATTACTACCTGCACAGGATGGATTTCGTACTCGTCTATATGCTCCTGCTGGGGTTCATAGGTCTTTTGATAGACCGCTTCTTCAGATACTACGTGGATGAAAAATTGCTCAGATGGAAGTCAGGGACTGTGGTATAA